The genomic region TTACCAGGCTTTTTTCCGAGCGATTGCAGGCGGTCCATGACGATCTCGATGCCGGCTATGGTTTCGAAATCCTGCGGTTGAATGTGTTGCGGCACGATCCTTTCAATGAGGCCCAGGCGGATTTCGAGGGCGACCGCCAGGGAGAGATCTCGCTTTCGGCCTTCGTCGACCGGGTCTCGGCCCGGCTGGGCGCGGATTGCCTGCACAGCTTCCAGCTCCGCGAGAGCCATGTGCCGGAACGCGCCGTCATCAGCGTTCCTGTGATGGATGGTCTTCCCAGGCGGAAAGCGGCGCAGGACATCCAGCTTCCTTTCCGCCAAGAGCGCCCGCTACGGCTCTTCGCCACGCCGGAGCCGGTCGAGATCATGCTTGCCGAAGTGCCCGATGGTCCGCCGCAGATTTTCCGCTGGCGGCGCATGCAGCATCAGGTGGCAAGAAGCGAAGGGCCGGAACGGATCGCCATGGAATGGTGGATCGATGGGGATGACGCCGAGGCGCGCGACTATTTCCGCATCGAGGACGAGAGCGGACATCGCTTCTGGATCTATCGTCGCGGTTTTTACGGCCGGGAACTCGATCCTCGCTGGTTCATGCACGGTGTGTTTGCATGACGAGCGGGTCGGCATTTTTCGAGATCGGCGTGAGAACGAATTTTTCGTTTCTCGAAGGCGCCTCCAGTCCTGAGGAAATGGTCGTGCAGGCCGCTCATCTCCGGCTCGGCGGTCTCGGCATTGCGGACCGGAATTCGGTTGCCGGCGTGGTCAGGGCGCATGCGCAGGCGCTGCAGCTCGAGGAGAGATACAGGAACAGAGATGTGATCATCGCTCAGGCGGAGAAGGAAGGGAAACGGGAAGAGATTTTCGATCCCATCCGGGTTCAGCCGGGCGCCCGTCTGGTCTTTTCAGATGATACGCCGGATATCCTTGCCTACCCCCGCAATCGGCGGGGCTGGGCAAATCTCTGCCGGCTTCTCAGCGCCGGCAATCTGAAGGAAGAAGCGGTCAAGGGAAGCTGCCTCCTGACGGAAGCGGAGCTGATGGAATGGGGAGACGAGATGATGCTCGCGCTCGTTCCCGATCGCACCCTTGTCGATCATCAGGGGGGCCAGTCGGCGCTGGAAGATTATCTGGAACGGTTTCGCAGACGATTCCGCAAGGATTTTTTTATAGCGCTGGCGCCAGCCTATGACGGCCGCGACCGGCAGGTCTTTGCGGTGCTTGCCATGCTTGCGGCGCGAAACCGCGTGCCGCTGATTGCGACCAACCAGCCGCTTTATCATCATCCCGAACGCCGGCCGCTTTCGGATGTGGTGATCGCGATCCGGGAGCATGTGGAGATCGCGCAAGCCGGATTCCTGCTGGCGCCGAATGCCGAGCGCTACCTCAAGGATTCACGTGAAATGGTCCGGATCTTCCGGGACTATCCTGGTGCGATCGACAATAGTCAGGCCTTCTTCGATAAGCTGACCTTTTCGCTGAAGGAGTTGGAGCATAATTATCCGCCTGAAAACGATCCCGGCGAAACGCCGCAGCAGACGCTCGAGAGGTTGACGAGGGCGGGAGCGGCAAGGCGCTATCCCGCGGGCGTGCCGCTCAAGGTGTCAAACCAGATCGAATATGAACTGAAGCTCATAGGCGACAAGAACTATGCTTCCTACTTTCTGACGGTTTACAGGATCATCCAGCACGCCCGTTACGAGCTCAAGGTCTTGTGTCAGGGACGCGGCTCGGCGGCAAATTCGGTCATCTGCTATTGCCTCGAAATTACGGAAGTCGATCCTCAAAAGAGCACGCTGCTGTTCGACCGTTTCATTTCGATGGACCGCGACGAGCCACCGGATATCGATGTCGACTTCGAGCATGATCGGCGCGAAGAAGTCATCCAGTTCATCTACAGAACCTACAAAAGAGAACATGCCGGGCTGACGGCAGGGGTGACCACCTACCGGACCCGTTCGGCCGGCCGCGAGGTCGCCAAGGCCTTCGGACTGTCGGAGGATGTCCAGTCGGCGATCAGCAGCCTCGTCTGGGGCTGGTCGGAGGACAATCTCTCCGAGCGGGATGCCAAGGCGGCCGGCCTCGACATCAAGGATCCGGTCACCAGGAACGTGCTGAAATATGCCTCCGAGCTTCTCGGCTTCCCGCGCCACCTCACCCAGCATGTCGGCGGCTTCGTCATCACGCGGGACCGGCTCGACGAGGTCGTGCCGATCATGAAGACGGCGATGCCGGATCGCTACATGATCGAATGGGACAAGGACGACCTCGACAACGTCAAGATCCTCAAGGTGGATGTGCTGGCGCTCGGCATGCTGACCTGCCTGCGGAAGGCGTTTTCGCTGCTTGAACTGCATTATGATGTCAAGAAGACGCTCGCAGATCTCGGCAACAGGGAGCATGGGGACGAAGGCAGGCCGGTTTACGAGATGATGGGCCGGGCCGATACGCTTGGCGTTTTCCAGATCGAGAGCCGGGCGCAGATGAGCATGCTGCCGCGCCTCAAGCCGAAGCTATTCTACGACCTCGTCATCGAGGTGGCGATCGTCCGGCCGGGACCGATCCAGGGCGATATGGTGCATCCCTATCTGAAGCGCCGGGAGCAGCGGGCCAGGAACATTCCGATCGAATATCCGAGCGAGGAGCTGAAAGCGGTTCTGGAAAGAACCCTCGGCGTGCCGCTGTTTCAGGAACAGGCGATGCAGATTGCCATCACCGCTGCAGGCTTTGCGCCTGCGGAAGCCGACAAGCTTCGCAGGGCGATGGCGACATTCAAGCGAACCGGCACGATCGGCAATTTCGAGACGCGGTTCATCGAGGGAATGGCCTCAAAGGGGTATGCCCGGGAATTCGCGCAGCAATGTTTCAACCAGATCAAAGGCTTCGGGGAATATGGCTTTCCTGAAAGCCATGCCGCCTCCTTTGCGCTGCTCGTCTATGCCTCCTCATGGCTCAAGGCCTATTATCCCGACGTCTTCTGCGCGGCGATGCTGAATTCCCAGCCCATGGGGTTTTATGCGCCGGCGCAGCTGGTGCGGGATGCACGCGAGCACGGAGTAAAAATCCTACCGGTCGACATCAACGAATCCGACTGGGATTGCGATCTGGAAGAGGCCGGTTTCGATCCGAATGCCGTCGATTTCCGCCACCGTGAGATGCGCGGGATCATCAGGGCTCGGCACGCGGTGCGGCTCGGCTTCCGGCAGATCAAGGGTGTCTCGGATAAGGAGATGGAGCTGCTCGTCAAACATCGAGGCAGAGGCTACGGTTCCGTTCGGGATCTCTGGCTGCGGTCCGGCCTGCAGAAATCCGTCATCGAGCGGCTGGCGGATGCGGATGCGTTCCAATCCCTGAGGCTCTCACGACGCGACGCGCTCTGGGCGGTGCGGGCCTTGGATGTGAAGAGCGCGGCCGAGGAGCTGCCGCTTTTCGAGCAGGCCCGTCATGTCGATCTCCAGGCCGAGCCGGCAACGAAGCTGCCGGAAATGCTGCCGGGAGAGCAGGTCATCGAGGACTATCGTTATCTCTCGCTGTCGCTGAAGGCGCATCCGGTCTCCTTCCTGCGTGAGGAATTGCGGCATGCGGGTGTGACGCGCAATGTCGATCTGTTGACGGTTGCAAACGGGCGTAGGGTGACGATCGCCGGCCTTGTGCTGGTGCGCCAGCGGCCGGGGTCGGCCAAAGGTGTGATCTTCATGACGCTGGAGGATGAGACCGGCGTCGCCAATGCGATCGTCTGGCCGAAAATCTTCGACACATACCGCTCGGTCGTGATGGGCGCCCGGCTGGTGAAAATCCGCGGCAGGCTGCAAAGCCAGAGCGGCGTGATCCATACCGTCGTCGAGCATATCGAGGATATGACGCCGGCGCTCGGCATCCTCCAACGCGAGGCCCGGCGTTTCGGCGTCTGCGAGCGGGCAGACGAGGTGCTGAGTCCAGGTGCCGATCAGAGGCAGAAAAAGCTTGCCCATGCGCAGGAGAAAGCGGAGCTGGAAAAACGGATGGCGGCCATAGGCCGCAATTCCGGCGCCGCGGAAACCGCCGAGGTGATGCCGCGCGGACGCAACTTCCATTAAAATGCGCCGCAGCGATCGGGATCGTCCAGCCCCTTTGCGTTGCCTCATGGCGTCATCATCCTGGAAGCACTGCATAATCTCGGACGATATGCATCGGCTTGCCATTCGGACACCGCGTCCGATGAAGCGGGGCTCGAATTTTTTCTTGACAGCCACCATCTTCTTTAGCAGAAAACACGATAGTCAGTGTCATGTTTGGAATGAAGACGTGCTTGTCTGCAGCTGCAATTATATAACCGACAAGGAAATCCGGGAGGTTATCACCAACCTTCTCGATGAGGACTGTTGGCAGCTTATCGTGCCGGCGAAGGTCTACCACGCTATGGAAAAACGCGGCCGCTGCTGCGGCTGTTTCCCCAACGTCGTCGACATCATTATCCAGACGACCGAGGAATATCACGCCCGTCGCCACTCGACGGAGACCGAAATATTTGATTTCATGTCCCGCTTGAAACAGTTCCATGAGGAAAACAGGAGAGCGGACATTGAAAGGCGACAAAAAAGTCATCGAGCGGCTTAACGAGGCGTTGTTCCTCGAGCTCGGGGCGGTCAATCAATACTGGGTTCATTATCGTCTTCTTGAGGACTGGGGTTACACCAAGCTCGCCAAGAAGGAGCGCGCCGAATCGATCGAAGAGATGCACCATGCCGACCGGCTTGTTGCACGCATCATTTTCCTTGAAGGCCATCCCAATCTGCAGACCCTTGCGCCTTTGCGCATCGGCCAGAACGTCAAGGAAGTGCTGGAAGCCGATCTTGCCGGCGAATACGACGCCCGCGCGGCCTATAAGAAGTCGCGCGATATCTGTTACGAAGCCGGCGATTACGTTTCCATGAAGCTCTTCGAAGAGCTGCTGATGGACGAGGAAGGCCATATCGACTTCCTCGAAACGCAGCTCGAGCTGCTCGGGAAGATCGGCGAGAGCAAATACGGCCAGCTCAACGCCGACTCCGCCGACGAAGCCGAATAAGATTCGAACGAAGATCGGCTGCTTAGGCGGCCGGTCTTCCCACCCTATATTATTTCAGGCAATACCAATCCGATCATCCCGTATCGGTCAGTCTTCCGATTGCAGTGCCGCCAGATGCTGGAACTCGGCCACCACCTGGTCGTAGACGCTGCGCTTGAACGGGACGATCAGGCCCGGCAGCTCCTGCATCGGCTTCCATTCCCAGGAATCGAATTCCGGCTCGTGGCCGCCGGGCGGCGGGTTGATGGCGATCTCGCTGTCGCTGCCCTCGAAGCGGAAAGCGAACCAGCGCTGCGTCTGGCCGCGGAATTTTCCCTTCAATCCGATGCCGATCAGCGCCGGCGGCAGATCATAGTTGATCCAGTCTCTGGCTTCGGCAAGCAGGGTCACCGTCTTGATGCCGGTCTCCTCGTAGAGCTCGCGATAGGCGGCGTCCAACGGATCCTCGCCCTTGTCGATGCCGCCCTGCGGCATCTGCCAGAGCTGCGGCGAGCCGTCATATTCCGAATTGCCGTCGGGAATGCGCCGCCCGGCCCAGACGAGGCCATCGCGGTTCAGGATCATCACGCCGACGCAGGGGCGGTAGGGCAGGTCCTCGGCTTTTACGGTCGCCTGGCTCATCTTCTTCTCCGTTCAGGGATCTCTCCGAGACCGCTCTCAAGGGTTCCGGGGGTCGTTGGAAAGGGCGGCGACGCCGACGATCTCGATACCGCGCATCGCAGCCTCCTCGCTCCATTTGGCGATGGCGTCGACGCTTTCGTCGAAAGCCGAGGCGACGCCGATCGCCTGGCCGTTCTTGCGGGCGATGCGCTCAAGCTCGTCGAGCTTCTTCAGAACGGCGTTGATATCGAGCTGGCCATCGAGCTGCAGATCGGCGAAGGCGTAGGGCAGCTCGGTGCCCTTGGCGACATCAGCCGTCTTCGACTGCGCCGAGGTGCCGTCGTCGAGGAACAGCAGGCCGCGTTTGCCGATATCGCGCATGACAGGTTCCATGGCGGTGGAATCGGAGAGGAAACGGCCGCCGAGATAGTTCATGATGCCGGTATAATTGGTGATTTCGCCCATCGCCTTGTGCAGGTTCTCGATGTTGCGGGCGACCGGTTTCGAGGTCAGCAGCGTCTCGGGACCCGGATCGTTCGCCGGGTAATCAAACGGCTCGAGCGGCACCTGCAGCAGGATCTCATGGCCGCCGCGGCGGGCCTCCTGCATCCAGCGCTGCAGGCTGTTGCCGCTTGCGGCAAAGGCAAAGGTGATTTCTTCAGGCAATTCGGCAATGGCGCGCTGCGTCCCGGTCTGGCTGAGGCCGAGACCGCTGACGACGATGGCGATGCGGACGCCGCGCGCGCCGGATGCGGGGCGGGCATATTGATCCATCGGGCGTCGGCCGTCGGGACCGACGATCGGCAGCCTGCCGAAAGGCGTTTCCTCAAGCAGCGCTTCATTCGGCTGGGCCGCCATGCGCGGATCCTGGCCGATCTGCATGGCATCGACCAGCACC from Rhizobium sp. BT03 harbors:
- a CDS encoding error-prone DNA polymerase, encoding MTSGSAFFEIGVRTNFSFLEGASSPEEMVVQAAHLRLGGLGIADRNSVAGVVRAHAQALQLEERYRNRDVIIAQAEKEGKREEIFDPIRVQPGARLVFSDDTPDILAYPRNRRGWANLCRLLSAGNLKEEAVKGSCLLTEAELMEWGDEMMLALVPDRTLVDHQGGQSALEDYLERFRRRFRKDFFIALAPAYDGRDRQVFAVLAMLAARNRVPLIATNQPLYHHPERRPLSDVVIAIREHVEIAQAGFLLAPNAERYLKDSREMVRIFRDYPGAIDNSQAFFDKLTFSLKELEHNYPPENDPGETPQQTLERLTRAGAARRYPAGVPLKVSNQIEYELKLIGDKNYASYFLTVYRIIQHARYELKVLCQGRGSAANSVICYCLEITEVDPQKSTLLFDRFISMDRDEPPDIDVDFEHDRREEVIQFIYRTYKREHAGLTAGVTTYRTRSAGREVAKAFGLSEDVQSAISSLVWGWSEDNLSERDAKAAGLDIKDPVTRNVLKYASELLGFPRHLTQHVGGFVITRDRLDEVVPIMKTAMPDRYMIEWDKDDLDNVKILKVDVLALGMLTCLRKAFSLLELHYDVKKTLADLGNREHGDEGRPVYEMMGRADTLGVFQIESRAQMSMLPRLKPKLFYDLVIEVAIVRPGPIQGDMVHPYLKRREQRARNIPIEYPSEELKAVLERTLGVPLFQEQAMQIAITAAGFAPAEADKLRRAMATFKRTGTIGNFETRFIEGMASKGYAREFAQQCFNQIKGFGEYGFPESHAASFALLVYASSWLKAYYPDVFCAAMLNSQPMGFYAPAQLVRDAREHGVKILPVDINESDWDCDLEEAGFDPNAVDFRHREMRGIIRARHAVRLGFRQIKGVSDKEMELLVKHRGRGYGSVRDLWLRSGLQKSVIERLADADAFQSLRLSRRDALWAVRALDVKSAAEELPLFEQARHVDLQAEPATKLPEMLPGEQVIEDYRYLSLSLKAHPVSFLREELRHAGVTRNVDLLTVANGRRVTIAGLVLVRQRPGSAKGVIFMTLEDETGVANAIVWPKIFDTYRSVVMGARLVKIRGRLQSQSGVIHTVVEHIEDMTPALGILQREARRFGVCERADEVLSPGADQRQKKLAHAQEKAELEKRMAAIGRNSGAAETAEVMPRGRNFH
- a CDS encoding divergent polysaccharide deacetylase family protein; its protein translation is MGTDLHAPLGRNRKTGSRRPGVLRLGRIAASLCLFAIGGFSLYTAFRGDGLERTKPAAEQAATPSANTPQPPASANQAADGMSRAEPRSGANVEQMVTGDGSVVTKYSPRPRDGGGPVLVDAMQIGQDPRMAAQPNEALLEETPFGRLPIVGPDGRRPMDQYARPASGARGVRIAIVVSGLGLSQTGTQRAIAELPEEITFAFAASGNSLQRWMQEARRGGHEILLQVPLEPFDYPANDPGPETLLTSKPVARNIENLHKAMGEITNYTGIMNYLGGRFLSDSTAMEPVMRDIGKRGLLFLDDGTSAQSKTADVAKGTELPYAFADLQLDGQLDINAVLKKLDELERIARKNGQAIGVASAFDESVDAIAKWSEEAAMRGIEIVGVAALSNDPRNP
- a CDS encoding (2Fe-2S)-binding protein, with the translated sequence MKRGSNFFLTATIFFSRKHDSQCHVWNEDVLVCSCNYITDKEIREVITNLLDEDCWQLIVPAKVYHAMEKRGRCCGCFPNVVDIIIQTTEEYHARRHSTETEIFDFMSRLKQFHEENRRADIERRQKSHRAA
- the bfr gene encoding bacterioferritin; amino-acid sequence: MKGDKKVIERLNEALFLELGAVNQYWVHYRLLEDWGYTKLAKKERAESIEEMHHADRLVARIIFLEGHPNLQTLAPLRIGQNVKEVLEADLAGEYDARAAYKKSRDICYEAGDYVSMKLFEELLMDEEGHIDFLETQLELLGKIGESKYGQLNADSADEAE
- a CDS encoding RNA pyrophosphohydrolase, with the protein product MSQATVKAEDLPYRPCVGVMILNRDGLVWAGRRIPDGNSEYDGSPQLWQMPQGGIDKGEDPLDAAYRELYEETGIKTVTLLAEARDWINYDLPPALIGIGLKGKFRGQTQRWFAFRFEGSDSEIAINPPPGGHEPEFDSWEWKPMQELPGLIVPFKRSVYDQVVAEFQHLAALQSED